A region from the Brassica napus cultivar Da-Ae chromosome C8, Da-Ae, whole genome shotgun sequence genome encodes:
- the LOC106368430 gene encoding mitochondrial proton/calcium exchanger protein-like, whose translation MASRAIIRRKSQIYDYLSVYARSAQSFQSQTVNSHPYHSLTNHPPMEANRVTKDKSFTGGYGLLLRSRFHGSPHLSTIGFGSLETVPSLGMRYMSVSIRNAATTAAAKKPEEEDKKDGGVAMNRKEASPEECDQAVESLSSVKAKAKAKRLQESKKVARSIVQRTWAFVLAIGPALRAVASMSRADWAKKLTHWKHEFVSTLKHYWLGTKLLWADTRISSRLLLKLAGGKSLSRRERQQLTRTTADIFRLVPFAVFILVPFMEFLLPVFLKLFPNMLPSTFQDKMKEEEALKRKLLARIEYAKFLQETAKEMAKEVKHSRTGEAKQTAEDLVEFLDKVRKGRLVQNDEILGFAKLFNDELTLDNISRPRLVSMCRIMGISPYGTDSYLRYMLRKRLRSIKEDDKLIRAEGVDSLSEAELREDCRERGMLGTLTVEEMRQQLRDWMDLSLNHSVPSSLLILSRAFTVAGRVEADAVRATLSSLPDEVVDTVGVTSLPSEDPLSERLRKLEYLEMQDELIKKEEEKEEEELTRIKDVKGGEEDKALQEMTIPTAREAQEQARARVLEQQDDLCKLSRALGILASASSVCREREEFLRLVKKEVEFYNTMVEREDVDGEKAAMKAYKAAREDGDQGDEVAESDEVSSALMEKVDGLIQNLEKEIDDVDIKIGKGWQLLDRDRDGKVTPDEVAAAAMYLKDTLANEGLQQLISSLSKDKEGRIMVEDIVRLGRLGSKPEENATEEESN comes from the exons ATGGCTTCAAGAGCGATTATTAGGAGAAAGAGTCAAATTTATGATTACTTGAGTGTCTATGCTCGTTCAGCTCAGAGCTTTCAATCTCAGACGGTTAATTCGCATCCTTATCACTCTCTTACCAACCATCCTCCCATGGAAGCTAACCGTGTTACCAAAGACAAGTCCTTTACAGGAGGATATGGTCTCCTGTTACGTTCTAGATTCCATGGTTCTCCTCACTTGTCGACCATTGGTTTTGGAAGTTTAGAAACTGTTCCGTCTCTGGGGATGAGGTACATGAGCGTATCTATTCGTAATGCTGCTACTACAGCTGCGGCTAAGAAGCCTGAAGAAGAGGATAAGAAAGATGGTGGGGTGGCTATGAACAGGAAAGAAGCATCTCCTGAGGAATGTGACCAAGCTGTTGAGAGTCTAAGCAGTGTTAAAGCCAAGGCGAAGGCTAAACGTCTACAAGAATCCAAAAAGGTTGCTAGATCGATTGTGCAGAGGACATGGGCGTTTGTTCTCGCGATTGGTCCTGCGTTAAGAGCTGTTGCCTCCATGAGCAG GGCGGATTGGGCTAAAAAGCTTACTCACTGGAAACATGAGTTTGTATCAACGCTGAAACATTATTGGCTGGGGACTAAGCTTCTCTGGGCTGACACTAGAATCAGTTCAAGGTTGCTGCTCAAGCTGGCTGGTGGGAAGAGTCTCTCTAGAAGAGAAAGGCAGCAGCTTACTCGAACAACAGCTGATATCTTTAGATTAGTGCCGTTTGCTGTGTTTATTCTCGTGCCGTTTATGGAGTTTCTGCTGCCGGTTTTCTTGAAGCTCTTCCCTAATATGTTGCCCTCAACTTTCCAGGACAAGATGAAAGAAGAG GAAGCATTGAAAAGGAAGTTACTTGCTAGGATAGAGTACGCAAAGTTTCTTCAGGAGACGGCTAAAGAGATGGCTAAGGAAGTTAAGCATTCAAGAACTGGTGAAGCTAAGCAAACCGCTGAAGACCTTGTTGAGTTTCTAGACAAG GTTCGAAAAGGTCGACTAGTCCAAAACGATGAGATTTTAGGCTTTGCAAAGCTTTTCAACGATGAGCTTACTTTGGATAACATCAGCAG GCCTCGCTTGGTTAGCATGTGCAGAATCATGGGTATTAGCCCATATGGAACAGATTCTTATCTGCGATACATGCTCAGGAAAAGACTGAGGAG CATTAAGGAAGATGATAAACTGATTAGAGCTGAGGGTGTGGATTCCCTTTCAGAAGCTGAGCTACGCGAAGATTGCAGGGAACGTGGAATGCTGGGGACGCTTACAGTTGAAGAGATGAGGCAACAG CTTCGTGACTGGATGGACTTGTCACTTAATCACTCTGTCCCTTCGTCTTTACTGATCCTTTCTAG GGCATTCACGGTTGCCGGGAGAGTTGAGGCAGATGCTGTTCGTGcaactctttcttctcttcctgaCGAGGTTGTGGATACTGTTGGTGTTACTTCTCTGCCGTCTGAAGACCCTCTATCTGAGCGGCTAAGGAAACTAGAGTACCTTGAGATGCAAGACGAACTGATCAAG aaagaggaagagaaagaagaagaggagctTACAAGGATTAAGGACGTTAAAGGTGGTGAAGAGGATAAGGCGCTGCAAGAGATGACCATACCAACTGCCAGAGAAGCACAAGAACAGGCCAGAGCTAGAGTTCTCGAACAGCAAGATGATCTTTGCAAACTTAGCCGTGCACTGGGCATTTTGGCATCTGCTTCT TCAGTATGTAGAGAGCGCGAAGAGTTCCTGCGGCTGGTCAAGAAAGAG GTGGAGTTCTATAACACAATGGTGGAGAGAGAAGATGTTGATGGTGAAAAAGCTGCAATGAAAGCATACAAAGCAGCTAGAGAAGATGGTGACCAAGGTGATGAAGTTGCTGAATCAGACGAGGTTTCCTCTGCTCTAATGGAAAAG GTTGATGGTCTGATTCAAAACCTGGAGAAGGAGATTGATGATGTGGATATCAAAATTGGCAAAGGATGGCAGCTTCTTGACAG GGATAGAGATGGAAAGGTCACACCTGATGAAGTTGCAGCTGCTGCGATGTACCTGAAGGACACACTTGCTAATGAAGGCCTTCAGCAACTAATCAGTAGCCTCTCCAAAGATAAAG AGGGAAGAATTATGGTGGAAGACATTGTAAGGTTGGGGAGGTTGGGAAGTAAGCCGGAAGAAAATGCAACAGAAGAAGAATCAAATTGA
- the LOC106416194 gene encoding integrin-linked protein kinase 1 isoform X1 has translation MENVAEQLKRGISRQSSTGSVRRGTLSRQFTRQSSLDPRRNNMRFSFGRQSSLDPIRRSPESLSSCQPQMMSVPENLDSTMQLLFMASKGDVDGVEELLDEGVDVNSIDLDGRTALHIASCEGHYDVVRVLLSRRANIDARDRWGSTAAVDAKYYGNVEVFNLLKTRGAKPPKTRKTPMTVGNPKEVPEYELNPLELQVRKADGISKGTYQVAKWNGTRVSVKISDKDSYSDPERVNAFNHELTVLAKARHPNIVQFVGAVTQNLPMMIVVEHNPKGDLSEYLQKKGRLSPSKALRFALDIARGMNYLHECKPDPVIHCDLRPKNILLDRGGQLKISGFGLIKLSKVSEDNVKVVNHEAHIDKSNCYIAPELYKNIIFDKSVDVHSFGVILYEMTEGVSIFHPKSPEEVAESICMEGRRPTIKTKSKGYPSELKELIEECWHPDTSVRPIFSEIIIRLDNIVANCSKQGWWKDTFKFPWK, from the exons ATGGAGAACGTAGCCGAGCAATTGAAGCGCGGGATATCGAGGCAATCCTCGACGGGATCAGTGCGACGAGGAACGCTAAGCCGACAATTCACGCGCCAATCCTCTCTCGATCCGCGGCGCAACAACATGAGGTTCAGCTTCGGCCGCCAGTCTTCGCTCGATCCGATCAGACGCAGCCCCGAATCCTTGAGCTCCTGCCAGCCGCAGATGATGTCTGTACCTGAGAATCTCGATTCCACGATGCAGCTTCTCTTTATGGCGAGCAAAGGCGACGTTGACGGCGTCGAGGAGCTGCTCGATGAAGGAGTCGATGTGAATAGCATCGATCTCGATGGACGTACGGCTCTTCACATTGCTTCTTGCGAAGGTCATTACGACGTCGTCAGGGTTCTTCTTAGCCGGAGAGCTAACATCGATGCTCGTGACCGTTGGGGTAGTACG GCGGCTGTTGATGCCAAGTATTATGGGAACGTTGAAGTGTTTAATCTCTTGAAAACACGAGGAGCTAAACCTCCG AAAACTAGAAAGACTCCAATGACAGTGGGCAATCCAAAAGAAGTACCTGAGTATGAACTTAATCCACTCGAGCTTCAAGTCCGAAAAGCCGATGGCATCTCAAAG GGAACCTATCAAGTTGCTAAGTGGAATGGCACGCGAGTCTCGGTAAAAATATCCGATAAAGATAGTTATTCAGATCCGGAACGAGT AAATGCCTTCAATCATGAATTAACTGTGCTAGCTAAAGCTAGGCATCCAAATATTGTTCAATTTGTTGGAGCTGTCACTCAAAATCTACCAATGATGATTGTAGTTGAGCATAATCCAAAG GGTGATCTAAGTGAATATCTTCAAAAGAAAGGTCGCCTTTCTCCTTCAAAAGCTCTGAGATTTGCTCTAGATATTGCCAGAGGCATGAACTATCTTCATGAATGTAAACCAGACCCGGTCATCCACTGCGATTTAAGGCCAAA AAATATTTTGCTGGATAGAGGTGGACAATTGAAGATCTCTGGATTTGGTTTGATAAAGTTGTCCAAGGTTTCAGAAGATAATGTCAAAGTAGTGAACCACGAAGCTCATATCGATAAATCAA ATTGCTACATAGCTCCAGAACTTTACAAAAACATAATCTTCGACAAAAGTGTTGATGTTCATTCGTTTGGTGTCATTTTATATGAG ATGACTGAGGGAGTATCGATTTTTCATCCTAAATCCCCTGAAGAGGTTGCAGAGTCGATATGTATGGAAGGAAGGAGACCAACAATCAAGACAAAGTCCAAGGGTTACCCTTCAGAATTGAAAGA GTTGATTGAGGAATGTTGGCATCCAGATACAAGTGTGAGGCCAATATTTTCTGAGATTATTATTCGACTCGACAACATAGTTGCAAACTGCTCTAAGCAGGGTTGGTGGAAAGACACATTTAAGTTTCCCTG GAAATAA
- the LOC106368434 gene encoding mitogen-activated protein kinase homolog MMK1, which translates to MKPPNDAEPVETDGGATTDLQPHPPPENICMNISHDGRYIQYNFSGNIFEVTAKYKPLIMLLGRGGGGIVCSGINSETNERVAIKKIMHACRDQIIAKRTLREIKRLRHLEHENIVGIKDIVLPPQRDAFEDVYIAYELMDTDLDKLIKSNQELTKYHHQFYMYQLLRGLKYIHSANVLHRDLKPGNILLNANSELKICDFGLSRVASDAMTQYVGTKWYRAPERLLSSSAYTSAIDVWSVGCIFLEMMTRTPLFPGRDRSDQLRSILEFLGSPTEDDIGSLNESGKQCLKMLPWFDRQSFFVKFPDVPFLAVLLLEKMLKFDPRKRISVEDALADPYFKTMHNINNEPVCTKLFDFDLEEHPVTAEQIKELIYHEALAFNPEPLAFNPEPATVEKDQ; encoded by the exons ATGAAACCACCTAACGATGCTGAGCCGGTGGAAACTGACGGTGGAGCTACTACCGACCTTCAGCCGCATCCGCCACCTGAGAATATTTGTATGAATATCAGCCATGACGGAAGGTATATACAATACAACTTTTCCGGCAATATCTTCGAAGTCACGGCAAAGTATAAACCACTGATCATGCTTCTTGGCAGAGGTGGTGGTGGCATCGTTTG TTCCGGTATAAACTCGGAGACCAATGAGAGGGTAGCAATAAAGAAAATCATGCATGCATGTAGAGACCAAATCATTGCAAAGAGAACTCTCCGTGAAATCAAGCGTCTTCGTCACTTAGAGCATGAAAAC ATTGTAGGAATCAAAGACATAGTGTTGCCTCCTCAGAGAGATGCTTTTGAAGATGTTTACATTGCTTATGAATTGATGGACACTGACCTTGATAAACTCATAAAGTCCAATCAAGAACTAACCAAATATCATCACCAG ttttaCATGTATCAACTCCTGCGTGGATTAAAATACATTCATTCAGCCAATGTGTTACATAGAGATTTAAAACCGGGCAATATCCTCTTGAATGCGAACAGTGAATTAAAGATCTGTGATTTCGGGCTTTCTCGTGTTGCTTCAGACGCAATGACTCAGTATGTTGGCACAAAATGGTACCGTGCACCAGAGCGTCTCTTGAGCTCTTCTGCTTATACCTCAGCTATAGATGTTTGGTCTGTTGGCTGTATTTTCTTGGAGATGATGACTCGCACACCGCTCTTCCCTGGAAGAGATCGTTCTGATCAGCTTCGTTCGATTCTAGAG TTCTTAGGCTCTCCAACAGAGGATGACATTGGATCGTTGAATGAAAGTGGTAAGCAATGCTTAAAGATGCTTCCTTGGTTTGATCGCCAGTCTTTCTTTGTAAAGTTCCCAGACGTTCCTTTCTTAGCTGTTCTGTTGTTGGAGAAGATGCTCAAGTTTGACCCTAGAAAGAGAATCTCAG TTGAGGATGCACTTGCTGATCCATATTTCAAAACGATGCACAACATTAACAATGAACCAGTGTGCACGAAGCTCTTTGACTTTGATTTAGAGGAACATCCAGTCACAGCGGAGCAGATTAAGGAGTTGATCTACCATGAAGCCCTAGCTTTCAACCCTGAACCCCTAGCTTTCAACCCTGAACCAGCAACAGTTGAAAAAGACCAATGA
- the LOC106416194 gene encoding integrin-linked protein kinase 1 isoform X2: MENVAEQLKRGISRQSSTGSVRRGTLSRQFTRQSSLDPRRNNMRFSFGRQSSLDPIRRSPESLSSCQPQMMSVPENLDSTMQLLFMASKGDVDGVEELLDEGVDVNSIDLDGRTALHIASCEGHYDVVRVLLSRRANIDARDRWGSTAAVDAKYYGNVEVFNLLKTRGAKPPKTRKTPMTVGNPKEVPEYELNPLELQVRKADGISKGTYQVAKWNGTRVSVKISDKDSYSDPERVNAFNHELTVLAKARHPNIVQFVGAVTQNLPMMIVVEHNPKGDLSEYLQKKGRLSPSKALRFALDIARGMNYLHECKPDPVIHCDLRPKNILLDRGGQLKISGFGLIKLSKVSEDNVKVVNHEAHIDKSNCYIAPELYKNIIFDKSVDVHSFGVILYEMTEGVSIFHPKSPEEVAESICMEGRRPTIKTKSKGYPSELKELIEECWHPDTSVRPIFSEIIIRLDNIVANCSKQGWWKDTFKFPW, encoded by the exons ATGGAGAACGTAGCCGAGCAATTGAAGCGCGGGATATCGAGGCAATCCTCGACGGGATCAGTGCGACGAGGAACGCTAAGCCGACAATTCACGCGCCAATCCTCTCTCGATCCGCGGCGCAACAACATGAGGTTCAGCTTCGGCCGCCAGTCTTCGCTCGATCCGATCAGACGCAGCCCCGAATCCTTGAGCTCCTGCCAGCCGCAGATGATGTCTGTACCTGAGAATCTCGATTCCACGATGCAGCTTCTCTTTATGGCGAGCAAAGGCGACGTTGACGGCGTCGAGGAGCTGCTCGATGAAGGAGTCGATGTGAATAGCATCGATCTCGATGGACGTACGGCTCTTCACATTGCTTCTTGCGAAGGTCATTACGACGTCGTCAGGGTTCTTCTTAGCCGGAGAGCTAACATCGATGCTCGTGACCGTTGGGGTAGTACG GCGGCTGTTGATGCCAAGTATTATGGGAACGTTGAAGTGTTTAATCTCTTGAAAACACGAGGAGCTAAACCTCCG AAAACTAGAAAGACTCCAATGACAGTGGGCAATCCAAAAGAAGTACCTGAGTATGAACTTAATCCACTCGAGCTTCAAGTCCGAAAAGCCGATGGCATCTCAAAG GGAACCTATCAAGTTGCTAAGTGGAATGGCACGCGAGTCTCGGTAAAAATATCCGATAAAGATAGTTATTCAGATCCGGAACGAGT AAATGCCTTCAATCATGAATTAACTGTGCTAGCTAAAGCTAGGCATCCAAATATTGTTCAATTTGTTGGAGCTGTCACTCAAAATCTACCAATGATGATTGTAGTTGAGCATAATCCAAAG GGTGATCTAAGTGAATATCTTCAAAAGAAAGGTCGCCTTTCTCCTTCAAAAGCTCTGAGATTTGCTCTAGATATTGCCAGAGGCATGAACTATCTTCATGAATGTAAACCAGACCCGGTCATCCACTGCGATTTAAGGCCAAA AAATATTTTGCTGGATAGAGGTGGACAATTGAAGATCTCTGGATTTGGTTTGATAAAGTTGTCCAAGGTTTCAGAAGATAATGTCAAAGTAGTGAACCACGAAGCTCATATCGATAAATCAA ATTGCTACATAGCTCCAGAACTTTACAAAAACATAATCTTCGACAAAAGTGTTGATGTTCATTCGTTTGGTGTCATTTTATATGAG ATGACTGAGGGAGTATCGATTTTTCATCCTAAATCCCCTGAAGAGGTTGCAGAGTCGATATGTATGGAAGGAAGGAGACCAACAATCAAGACAAAGTCCAAGGGTTACCCTTCAGAATTGAAAGA GTTGATTGAGGAATGTTGGCATCCAGATACAAGTGTGAGGCCAATATTTTCTGAGATTATTATTCGACTCGACAACATAGTTGCAAACTGCTCTAAGCAGGGTTGGTGGAAAGACACATTTAAGTTTCCCTGGTAA
- the LOC106365084 gene encoding mitogen-activated protein kinase homolog NTF4-like, with translation MEPPNDAEPGKTDAGATTDLQPHPPPQNSYMNLSHDGRYIQYNLSGTIFEVTAKYKPLFMLLGSGASGIVWSAINSETNEKVAIKKITHACRNQSTAMRTLREITLLRQLQHENIVGIKDVVLPPQRDAFENVYIAYELMDTELHKVINSKPELTDYHHQYFMYQLLRGLKYIHSANVLHRDLKPSNILLNANGELKICDFGHARVASDAMTEYVGTRWYRAPELLLNSSAYTSAVDVWSVGCIFLQMMTRTPLFPGSDRENQIRLILEVNIFCKLKPFCSNIITVALFFCS, from the exons ATGGAACCACCTAACGATGCTGAGCCGGGGAAAACTGACGCTGGAGCTACTACCGACCTTCAGCCGCATCCCCCACCTCAGAATAGTTATATGAATCTCAGCCATGACGGAAGGTATATACAATACAACCTTTCCGGCACTATCTTCGAAGTCACGGCAAAGTATAAGCCACTGTTCATGCTTCTTGGCAGCGGTGCTTCGGGCATCGTTTG GTCGGCTATAAACTCAGAGACCAATGAGAAGGTAGCAATAAAGAAAATCACGCATGCATGTAGAAACCAAAGCACTGCAATGAGAACTCTCCGTGAAATCACGCTTCTTCGTCAGTTACAGCATGAAAAC ATTGTCGGAATCAAAGACGTAGTATTACCTCCTCAGAGAGATGCTTTTGAAAATGTTTACATTGCTTATGAATTGATGGACACTGAACTTCATAAAGTCATAAATTCCAAACCAGAACTAACCGACTATCATCAccag tatttCATGTATCAGTTACTGCGTGGATTAAAGTACATTCATTCAGCCAATGTGTTACATAGAGATTTAAAACCGAGCAATATCCTTTTGAATGCGAACGGTGAATTAAAGATATGTGATTTTGGGCATGCTCGTGTGGCTTCAGACGCAATGACTGAGTATGTTGGCACAAGATGGTACCGTGCACCGGAGCTTCTCTTGAACTCTTCTGCTTATACCTCAGCTGTAGATGTTTGGTCTGTTGGCTGTATATTCTTGCAGATGATGACTCGCACACCCCTCTTCCCTGGAAGTGATCGTGAAAATCAGATTCGTTTGATTCTggaggtaaatattttttgtaagttAAAACCCTTTTGTTCGAACATAATAACCGTTGcactttttttttgcagttga